One genomic window of Glycine soja cultivar W05 chromosome 9, ASM419377v2, whole genome shotgun sequence includes the following:
- the LOC114425912 gene encoding ABC transporter A family member 7-like, which produces MSCRRNSSYPVTMLFIGTNQSFGEIISRNMIPSTLSTIYSSDIMASLASNVVGSESEPENTNFLEPAFFLDLPIYYLQNQCTQNSTFSISV; this is translated from the exons ATGTCCTGTAGGAGGAATAGCTCTTACCCTGTCACTATGCTCTTCATTGGCACTAACCAATCTTttggagaaa TCATATCTAGGAATATGATTCCAAGTACCTTGAGTACTATATACAGCTCTGATATTATGGCTAGTTTGGCATCAAATGTAGTG GGATCAGAATCAGAGCCAGAGAACACCAATTTTCTGGAACCTGCTTTCTTTTTGGACCTTCCTATTTATTATCTACAGAATCAATGCACGCAGAACTCTACATTCTCCATTTCTGTTTAG